From a single Eretmochelys imbricata isolate rEreImb1 chromosome 13, rEreImb1.hap1, whole genome shotgun sequence genomic region:
- the LOC144273420 gene encoding uncharacterized protein LOC144273420, which produces MAGIAPRARSPGTDVFTTPHGFFIVRSDVGCFLQAPECHSPEAVEIRGLHPACQGGEHYVGDTTGSCVCILRGDAFHRTTDLSAAPSPDALPLHPTCRGGDHYASWGGRFSLIFLARGVVLSVADLTTGAEAEEMPLEPASRHGLYYYALDATHLAFLGVDEQRGLYSQVFSSSGHQEVLPVHADVASFLPGGLSLVHRGTFGAWECVKLIQNETDGPLPGSHEITRKVGRVEEKLANWTFSTAGSPAPADLSVALLQAQFSLPPMYGGLGLRTEQEEWEAVAEEGEELRVILQPRQKLYWWQYHLGLGHRPVLFCRCLKVTRSPASPASLPLPRSDAGDTGI; this is translated from the coding sequence ATGGCTGGGATCGCCCCACGGGCACGCTCCCCTGGCACCGATGTCTTCACCACCCCTCACGGCTTCTTCATCGTCCGCTCCGACGTGGGCTGCTTCCTCCAGGCGCCCGAGTGCCACTCCCCGGAGGCCGTGGAGATCCGGGGcctgcaccctgcctgccagggCGGGGAACACTATGTGGGCGACACCACCGGCTCCTGCGTCTGCATCCTCCGGGGGGACGCGTTCCACCGAACCACAGACCTGAGCGCCGCCCCCAGCCCCGacgccctccccctgcaccccacatgCCGCGGAGGCGACCACTATGCCTCGTGGGGCGGCCGCTTCTCCCTCATCTTCCTGGCCCGCGGCGTGGTTCTGTCTGTGGCTGACCTGACCACGGGGGCCGAAGCAGAGGAGATGCCCCTGGAGCCCGCGTCCCGCCACGGACTCTACTACTACGCCCTTGACGCTACCCACCTGGCTTTTCTGGGTGTGGACGAGCAGCGGGGGCTATACAGCCAGGTCTTCTCTAGCTCGGGGCACCAGGAGGTCCTCCCCGTCCACGCGGATGTGGCCAGCTTCCTCCCGGGTGGATTGTCCCTGGTCCACAGGGGCACCTTTGGGGCATGGGAATGTGTCAAGCTGATCCAGAACGAGACAGACGGGCCGCTCCCCGGCAGCCATGAGATAACCCGGAAGGTGGGACGTGTGGAAGAGAAATTGGCCAACTGGACCTTCTCCACGGCCGGTTCCCCGGCACCTGCAGACCTTTCTGTGGCCTTGCTCCAGGCCcagttctccctgccccccatgtatggggggctggggctcaggacgGAGCAGGAGGAGTGGGAGGCCGTGGCtgaagagggagaggagctgcGGGTCATTCTTCAGCCCCGGCAGAAGCTCTACTGGTGGCAGTATCACCTGGGCTTGGGGCACCGGCCTGTTCTCTTCTGCCGCTGCCTCAAGGTGACCCGTAGCCCCGCCTCACCTGCCAGCCTCCCACTGCCCCGGTCGGACGCAGGAGACACTGGCATCTGA